In Pseudohongiella acticola, the sequence CCATGGCACTTTATTAGAACCGTCAAAACCTTCAGAACAGACAGAAGTTGATCCCGACATACGGGTACGAGTGACTGGCCGCATCTCATGAACAAACTCAAACGGCAGCAGATATTTCAGCGCCTGCAGGCGGAAAACCCCAATCCCACAACTGAGCTGGAATACAATTCTACCTTCGAGCTGTTGATCGCCGTCATTCTGTCAGCACAGGCCACGGACGTCGGCGTCAATAAAGCCACACGAAAACTGTATCCGGTTGCCAATACGCCAGAGGCGATGCTGGCTCTGGGCGTGGACGGTCTTAAGTCTTACATAAAAACCATTGGCCTGTTCAATACCAAAGCCGAGAATGTCATCAAAACCTGCGCTGCGCTGGTGGAACAACATGACTCAGTGGTACCCAATACGCGTGAGGCGCTGGAGGCCTTGCCTGGCGTCGGCCGCAAGACCGCCAATGTCGTACTCAATACCGCATTCGGACAGGCAGCCATGGCAGTTGATACCCATATCTTCAGGGTATCCAACCGCACCGGCATTGCCCCCGGCAAAAACGTACTGGAAGTGGAAAAACGACTGATGCGCCTGGTGCCTGCAGAATACCTGCTGAATGCACATCATTGGCTGATACTTCACGGGCGTTATATCTGTATTGCACGCAAGCCGCGTTGCGCAGCTTGCGTGATCTACGATTTATGCGAGTTCCGACAGAAAACGCCTGTCGATTAACCCAGCATTAGCACCATTAGTTGCGCGGACCTGACGGTGCGTGTGCAGGCAGTGCTGGCAATGAACCCACCATGCCATCGGGCCGTGCTTTTGCCAGCATGCGCTGATACGCGGGGCGCGCCTGAACCTTTTCCATCCAGGCATTAATCTGCGGGAACAGTTCGGAATCGACAATGTTCAGCTGGAAGGCAAAGTTGATCGGAAACAGCATCATGATATCAGCCGCTGAAAAATCATCACCGCCAAACCAGGGTTTCCCTTCCAGGAAACTCTCGGCGTACTGAACCACCTGTTGCGAGTCAACCAGCGGTGAGCGCTGTGTGGGTGGCTGTATCTGCCAGACCCGGTAATCCGCGATGGCACGTGACGCCAGCGAGCCTTCGGAGTAATGCATCCACAACAGGTGGGTGGCAAAATCCGGGGAGTCCAGCGGCGGCACAAGCTGGCCGTTGCCATGGCGGGCCAGAATCATCTCCATGATGGCACCTGACTCAACCAGAACCTGGTCACCATAGGTTACTGTGGGCGCTACCGGCATGCCCGGGTTGATGGCACGAATCGCTGCCATTGAACTCATCAGGTTACCGCGCTCAAACGCCAGCGTGTAAGGCAGTCCCAGCTCTTCCATCAACCAGACCAGACGCTCTGAGCGGCGGCCTTCCAGGTGATAGATAGTAAACTCGGGCATCTCCATGGCAGCGCCCTGCGCCGACACGTCAGATGGTGCCAATGCTGCCAGACCGGCTACGCCGACACTCAGCAGACCTGCGAGAATCAATGACCTTGTTGTTTTGCGATTGCTTTGCATCTTGGTGCTCCGATTTTTTGCGTTTTTATGGGTGTCAGGTTGCCCGGACCACTGTCACGGACAATCCAAAAGTGCAACGTGTATCCTAGCCCACTCGATGTCAAGATACCATCAAGTTGCCTGGCCCTCCGTCGATTCGGCAAACGCTGCCAGTGAGGCCAGCGCGTCCCCGGTCAGGCGTTGCACCGTCCACTCATCCATGGGCTCGGCGCCAATGGAACGATAGAAGTCAATTGCCGGTGTATTCCAGTCCAGCACTGACCATTCCAGCCGACCACATTGCCGGTCCCGGGTGATCCCGGCGAGATGGCTCAACAGTGCCTTGCCGATGCCTTTGCCGCGCATGTCCTCCTGCACATACAGATCTTCCAGGTAGATACCGGGGCGACCGAGAAAGGTTGAGAAATTGTGGAAAAACAACGCAAAGCCCACCGCCTTCTGTTCCCATTCGGCGATAATCACTTCTGCCACCGGGTGTTTGCCAAACAGATACTCACTGAACAGCGCCTCGGTCGCCACAACTTCGTGTAGCAGCTTTTCGTAGATGGCCAGTTCACGCACAAAACCCAGAATAACGGGCACGTCATCGATTTCTGCTGGCCGGATGGTCAGTTTTTCATTAATTTTTTTCACGTTTTCAGGCTCTCTTACAGGTACAGTCGTAGTAATAGCAACAACCATACCACGACTTTAACCAAGACGGATTATACGATCAGCAATCTCCAGCGGGGCCGGGCGATGCGTGACAAAGACGATGGTGGCATCAAGCTTTCGCAACTGCTGCAGTATCCTGGCCTCGGTGTCAGCATCCAGATTGGCCGTGGCTTCGTCGAGAAAAACAAACGGCGCCTGTTTGTAGAATGCTCTGGCCAACAAAATGCGCTGGCACTGACCGGCAGACATCATGGAGCCCATGTCGCCAATCAGGCTGTTGTACCCCATGGGCAGTCGGCTGATCAGATCAGATATGTCTGCCATGTCGGCCACACGTGCCAACCGGTCCTGGTCAACACGTTCAGCAAACAACGTTATATTATCGGCTATGGAACCCGAGAGAAGCTGATCGCCCTGTAGTACACCAGCACAGCTATCACGGAACTGGCGCAAACCCAGTTGCCGAATATCAGTACCATCGACACTGATCGTGCCCGCGTTCGCTGGCAGCAATCCGGCCATGAGTTTCATTAAAGTCGATTTGCCACAACCGGACGGGCCAGCGATTGCAATAAGCTCGCCAGGCCGAATAGCGACAGACAAATCGCTAAACACGAATTCTTCGGTCCCGGGATAGGCATAACTGACGCCGCACAAACGCAACTCTCCATCCAGTGGCCGACGCACAACCGGCAACTGCAAGGTGTCAATTTCTTTCTCAGTGCAGGTAATATCCGAGACTCGTTCCAGCTGCAGCCTTACCAGGCGGATCTGTACCAGCTTTTCTACAAAGGAACGGATAGAGGCTGAAAAATTTCCCTTCAATGCGATAAAGGCGGTCAGAAACCCGAGTGTAATCTCACCACCGAGCACCAGTCGCGCAGCGAGATAGATTACCAGAATATTTTCCAGCGCAAACAGCAAGCCATAAACGGCGTCCAGGCCGATGGTAAACCGAGTTAACGCAACCTGAGCGTTAATCTGTTCTGCATATGCATTACGCCAAAGGGTCATTCGTTGCAGTTCACGACAATAAAATTTTATGATTTCAATTGTGCGCATATTTTCCATCAGGCTAGTGCTGGTTTTTGCTTCCGCCACAATAATCTGTTCCTGCATCGCTTGAATCTTCGGAACAAGGACCAGTTTTAGCACCGTAACCACACCAACAAACACTAATACCACCAGTGCCAGCATTGCGCTAAAATAGAGCATAACGGCAAGGGTAATCAGCGCGAACACACCATCCAGCACAACTGTTATCAGGTCTTCGGTGATGATGCGACGAATTTCCCGAACCGAACCAAATCGGGACACCAGGTCACCGACATGGCGTCTGCCAAAAAAGTCCACTGGCAAACTCAGCAAATGCTGAAAAACGTTGCCAGCCATTTGAAAGCCTAGCTGGTTAGAAAAATACAATTGCGCTGTTGAACGTGCAAACGTCATGGCAACACTACATAAGGCAAGCATAAAAAATCCGGTAGCCAGAACTGCTATGATATCCCGGTCCTGCTTTGCTACACCTTCATCGATAACCAGTTGCATATAGAAAGCACTACCAATGGACGCCAATTGTAGAAACAATGACAACATCAGCAACTGCCCAATGGTCCGATAAAAGCCGGGATACGTCCGAAAAAGATCAGTTAATCGCGACCGCAGCGTATGCGTTCTGGCAGCGAACTCAAGACCGGGAACCATTTCCAGAGCAATGCCCGTGAAATGACGGCTCGTTTCCGCCAATGTATAGCGGCGTACTCCAACCGCAGGATCATGGATATCCAGGCCTTTACGAGTGACACGTTTGAGAACCACAAAATGCGTCATGTCCCAGTGCAATATCGCTGGTAACTGTAAATGGCGCAGATCGTTGAGCTCCAGTTTCAGTGGCCTCGGGTCGAGCTGCAACCGACGCGCAATACTCATGATCTCTGAAAGGTTAGCTCCCCGACTCGACACCGTAAAATCTCGACGCAGACTATTTAGATCCGTTCGGTAGCCAAAGTAAGAGGCTATCATCGCGACACACGCCAACCCGCACTCTGTTCGCTCAGCTTGCAGTACCACTGGGAGGGTTCTGCCCCTATCAAACAATTGCCTGATCATAACCTTCTCGTGACCCCGCGTAGTGGAGACGTGAGTTTTTCCCACACAGTCTGTTCGCCTGTCACTATATCAGCGGAGAACTGCAGGCCAGGCCTGAAACGCTGTGTTGATTCTGACGAAGGCCCCTGGTCTGCAATATGTGCCTTAACCAGGTAAACCGGTTCACGAACATCCACAGGAAACAGAAACTCTCGTGGGTCCATGACTGAATCTGCAACACTGGTGATTTGTGCCGAGAAGCTGCCATAAGTCTGGTAGGGATACGCATCATAGGAGATCATTACAGGTGTTTCTTTGCCGACATTAGCA encodes:
- a CDS encoding GNAT family N-acetyltransferase — translated: MKKINEKLTIRPAEIDDVPVILGFVRELAIYEKLLHEVVATEALFSEYLFGKHPVAEVIIAEWEQKAVGFALFFHNFSTFLGRPGIYLEDLYVQEDMRGKGIGKALLSHLAGITRDRQCGRLEWSVLDWNTPAIDFYRSIGAEPMDEWTVQRLTGDALASLAAFAESTEGQAT
- a CDS encoding peptidase domain-containing ABC transporter, whose protein sequence is MIRQLFDRGRTLPVVLQAERTECGLACVAMIASYFGYRTDLNSLRRDFTVSSRGANLSEIMSIARRLQLDPRPLKLELNDLRHLQLPAILHWDMTHFVVLKRVTRKGLDIHDPAVGVRRYTLAETSRHFTGIALEMVPGLEFAARTHTLRSRLTDLFRTYPGFYRTIGQLLMLSLFLQLASIGSAFYMQLVIDEGVAKQDRDIIAVLATGFFMLALCSVAMTFARSTAQLYFSNQLGFQMAGNVFQHLLSLPVDFFGRRHVGDLVSRFGSVREIRRIITEDLITVVLDGVFALITLAVMLYFSAMLALVVLVFVGVVTVLKLVLVPKIQAMQEQIIVAEAKTSTSLMENMRTIEIIKFYCRELQRMTLWRNAYAEQINAQVALTRFTIGLDAVYGLLFALENILVIYLAARLVLGGEITLGFLTAFIALKGNFSASIRSFVEKLVQIRLVRLQLERVSDITCTEKEIDTLQLPVVRRPLDGELRLCGVSYAYPGTEEFVFSDLSVAIRPGELIAIAGPSGCGKSTLMKLMAGLLPANAGTISVDGTDIRQLGLRQFRDSCAGVLQGDQLLSGSIADNITLFAERVDQDRLARVADMADISDLISRLPMGYNSLIGDMGSMMSAGQCQRILLARAFYKQAPFVFLDEATANLDADTEARILQQLRKLDATIVFVTHRPAPLEIADRIIRLG
- a CDS encoding glutathione S-transferase family protein encodes the protein MQSNRKTTRSLILAGLLSVGVAGLAALAPSDVSAQGAAMEMPEFTIYHLEGRRSERLVWLMEELGLPYTLAFERGNLMSSMAAIRAINPGMPVAPTVTYGDQVLVESGAIMEMILARHGNGQLVPPLDSPDFATHLLWMHYSEGSLASRAIADYRVWQIQPPTQRSPLVDSQQVVQYAESFLEGKPWFGGDDFSAADIMMLFPINFAFQLNIVDSELFPQINAWMEKVQARPAYQRMLAKARPDGMVGSLPALPAHAPSGPRN
- the nth gene encoding endonuclease III produces the protein MNKLKRQQIFQRLQAENPNPTTELEYNSTFELLIAVILSAQATDVGVNKATRKLYPVANTPEAMLALGVDGLKSYIKTIGLFNTKAENVIKTCAALVEQHDSVVPNTREALEALPGVGRKTANVVLNTAFGQAAMAVDTHIFRVSNRTGIAPGKNVLEVEKRLMRLVPAEYLLNAHHWLILHGRYICIARKPRCAACVIYDLCEFRQKTPVD